Within Actinoplanes sp. L3-i22, the genomic segment CGGAACAGGCACAACAGGCGCGGATAGTCGAGGCAGACGATCAGGTCGGCGCGGGCCGTCGGCACGTCGATCCAGGACAGGTAGGCGCTGTCGAGCACCCACGCGTCGCCGGCGCAGATCGCCGCGATCCGCTGCCGCTGCACCGCGGTGGGGACCTCGACCCAGCCCGGTTCCCAGGTCAGGTCGTCGACGGCGTGCCAGGGCAGGCCGGTCCGCTGCCCGATCCGGCGGGCGAGGGTGGTCTTGCCGGAGCCGGTCACCCCGTACACAAGAATGCGTTTGATGGTCGTCGCCTTCCGTGCCGCGCGGCCGCGACCGCGCCCGGAAGATCATCTCGCGATCCTCCGGGCACCGCGGTCAGGGATTCAGGAACCGGCGCAGCTCGGTGATGAACGCGGTCGGCTGCTCGGTGTGGACGTGATGGCCGGCGGTGACCGACGCGAGGATCGCGCCGGGGATGCGGGCGGCGGCGTCGGCGAGCAGCTCGTGCGGGACCGGGCTCTCCGCCCCGCTGATGATCAGGGTCGGGACGGACAGCCCGGACAGCGCCTGCCACCAGGCCGGATCCGGATCGTTGAGCTGGGCGCGGATCGCGTTGACCGCGGCGAAGTCGAACCCGGTCGGCTCGGCGGGCTGCCGCAACGGCGGGCGGGGCATCGAACCGGGACGCGGCACGCTGCTGTCCTCCAGCACCAGATGCGTGACCCGTTCCGGCGCGGCCAGCGCCAGCAGGGTGGCGACCACCCCGCCCATCGAATGGCCGACCAGCACACACCGGTCGATGCCGGTGGCGTCGAGGAAGGCGAGCACGTCGTCGCGCATCAGCTCGAACGAGTACTTGCCCGGGCGGGAACTGTCGCCGTGACCGCGCAGGTCCAGGGCGTAGACGTAGTGGGTCTCGATCAGGTCGGGCAGGACGGTCGCCCAGTCGGTGCGGTTGTCGCCGAGGCCGTGCAACAGCACCATCGGCGGGTTGCCGGGATCGCCGGCGGTCTGGTAGGCGACGGTTACCCCATTGACATCCAGTCGCGTCGTCATGGCCGGAATGTAGCCGATCCGCGCCGTCCATCCGGTCCCGGTCGCCCGAACGCGGGTAGGCAGCCGACCGGAGACTCAGGCCAGCAGCGCCCCGCCGTCGACGGTCAGGATCGTGCCGGTCGTGAACGGCTGCCCGATCAGGTACAGGTAGGCGGCGGCCACGTCGCCGACCTCACCGACCCGGCCCAGCGGCACCGCCGCGCCCGCCCGGGCGAAGAAGTCGCCGGTGTCGGCACCCCACATCGGGGAGCGGGTCACGCCCGGTTTGACGGCGTTGACCCGGATCGGGGCGAGCTCCACCGCCAGCGCCCGGGTCAGCGCGTCGACGGCGCCGCAGACGCTCGCCGCGACCGACCAGCCCGGGGTCGGCCGGTCCGCGGCGGTCCCGGTGGTCAGGGTGATCGAGGCGCCCGGCCGCAGCCACGGCAGCGCGGCACGGACGGCGGCGAGCGCCCCGAGATAGCGCAGCCCGAAGAACTCCCGGGCCACCACCGGATCGAACGCGGTCACCGGCATCAGCGACAACGGGCCGCCCGCGGTGTAGACGAGATGGTCGAACGGGCCGATCCGGTCGAACAGGTCCGCCGGCGGACCCGCCAGGTCGGCGGTCAGCCCGGTCACGCCGAGCCGGGCGGCCGCGTCCCGGACCCGCCGCTCGTCGCGGGACACCACGACGACCTCGGCGCCCTGATCGACGGCGGCTCGCGCGGTCGCGTACCCGATGCCGGAGGTTCCGCCGAGCACGACCACTCGCTGTTTCGCAATGTTCATGCCGACAACGGTGCGGCCGGCGGCGGGTCCGCGTCCAAGACCTGTCCGGTCGCCTGTAATACCCTGAGGGCATCGACGTCGACCTGCGCAAACTGCGCTACTTCGTGGCGGTCGCCCGGCACCTGCACTTCGGGCGGGCCGCCGCCGCGCTGCACATCGCGCAGCCGGTGCTGTCCCGGCAGATCCGCGCCCTGGAGACCGAGCTGCGCGCGGAACTGTTCCGGCGCGACAAACGCTCCACCGAGCTGACCGACGCCGGCCGGCAACTGCTCACCGACGCGGAACCGCTGCTGGCCGCCGCCGACGCGCTGCGCCGCCGGGTCGCCCGGGCGGCCGGCGGCACCGACCGGTTCGTGGTCGCCTTCATGCCCGGGCTGACCGTCACCGACGCCGTGCGCGCCCTGCGCGACCGGCACCCCGGCCTGGTCGTCGACGTGCTGCGGACCGGCTGGCACGACCAGGTCGACGTCCTGCACGACGGGCGGGCCGACGTGAGCCTGCTGCGGCTGCCGGCCGACCAGCGCGGGCTGACCGTACGGCCGGTGCTGACCGAGCCGCGCGTGGTGGCGCTGCCGGCCGGGCACCGGCTCGCCGGCAAGGAATCGGTGCGGATCGCCGACCTGGCCGCCGAACGGCTGCTGCAGGACCCGGCCGCGGTCCCGGAATGGCGCGACGTGGCGACGGTGGCCGCCGCGCCGGTGCCGGCCGCGGCCGTGGAGGAGAAGCTCGAGCACGTGGCCGCCGGGCGCGGGGTGGTCGTGCTGCCGCTGTCGACCGCCGCGTTCTACACCCGGCCGGACGTCACCTACGCCCGGGTCGACGACATCGCGGACAACCAGGTGTGCGTGGCGTGGGTCGCCGCGCGCCGGGATCCGCTGCTCACCGAGTTCGCCGCCCTCGCCGCGGATCAGCCCGCCCGCCAGCCGGCCGGGTCGACACCGCCGGGGATCGGCGCCGCCGGGTCGTAGGGCTGGCGGGTGAAGACGAACGACCCCAGATCGAGGTGGCTGACCGCGCCCGCCGCGTCGCGCACCACCCGCAGCCGCTCCCCGGCGAAGTAGCCGTTGAGCCCCACCCAGCCGCCGTCCCCGGCCGGCCGCAGCCGGGTGCCGCGCCCACCGGCGGGCAGCGAGGTCAGGCTCAGGAAACCGTCGGCCAGCGGCCGCAGCACAAACGGCGCCGGCCCCCAGTACCACGGCCCGGCCAGCTCCAGGACCCGCGGATCCACCGCCGGCAGCGGCCGCCACGGCGCCGGGATCCGCGGCTCCCGCTCAGCGACCGTCTTGACCAGGTCGGCGGCGATCCACGCGACGGCCGGGCCGGACGTCGCGTTGGCCAGCAC encodes:
- a CDS encoding adenylate kinase, with the protein product MTGSGKTTLARRIGQRTGLPWHAVDDLTWEPGWVEVPTAVQRQRIAAICAGDAWVLDSAYLSWIDVPTARADLIVCLDYPRLLCLFRLLRRSLTSAVRRTEICNGNTESLRALFTRDSIVVQQFRSFPRKRARMRAWRHDPAMPPVVLLRSPRATRAWLTSM
- a CDS encoding alpha/beta fold hydrolase, with the protein product MTTRLDVNGVTVAYQTAGDPGNPPMVLLHGLGDNRTDWATVLPDLIETHYVYALDLRGHGDSSRPGKYSFELMRDDVLAFLDATGIDRCVLVGHSMGGVVATLLALAAPERVTHLVLEDSSVPRPGSMPRPPLRQPAEPTGFDFAAVNAIRAQLNDPDPAWWQALSGLSVPTLIISGAESPVPHELLADAAARIPGAILASVTAGHHVHTEQPTAFITELRRFLNP
- a CDS encoding LysR family transcriptional regulator, with protein sequence MRYFVAVARHLHFGRAAAALHIAQPVLSRQIRALETELRAELFRRDKRSTELTDAGRQLLTDAEPLLAAADALRRRVARAAGGTDRFVVAFMPGLTVTDAVRALRDRHPGLVVDVLRTGWHDQVDVLHDGRADVSLLRLPADQRGLTVRPVLTEPRVVALPAGHRLAGKESVRIADLAAERLLQDPAAVPEWRDVATVAAAPVPAAAVEEKLEHVAAGRGVVVLPLSTAAFYTRPDVTYARVDDIADNQVCVAWVAARRDPLLTEFAALAADQPARQPAGSTPPGIGAAGS
- a CDS encoding SDR family oxidoreductase, which encodes MNIAKQRVVVLGGTSGIGYATARAAVDQGAEVVVVSRDERRVRDAAARLGVTGLTADLAGPPADLFDRIGPFDHLVYTAGGPLSLMPVTAFDPVVAREFFGLRYLGALAAVRAALPWLRPGASITLTTGTAADRPTPGWSVAASVCGAVDALTRALAVELAPIRVNAVKPGVTRSPMWGADTGDFFARAGAAVPLGRVGEVGDVAAAYLYLIGQPFTTGTILTVDGGALLA